One stretch of Malus domestica chromosome 14, GDT2T_hap1 DNA includes these proteins:
- the LOC103455500 gene encoding protein CUP-SHAPED COTYLEDON 1-like: MQESLPPGFRFHPTDEELITHYLSHKVSDVSFTSKAVAVVDLNKCEPWDLPGKASMGEKEWYFFNLRDRKYPTGLRTNRATEAGYWKTTGKDKEIRRVGVLVGMKKTLVFYKGRAPRGEKSNWVMHEYRLENKHPFKSSKEEWVVCRVFQKNISAVKKPQQATTSSQKQPTNESPCDDTNSIVNEFGDIELPNLNSNINANSSSGFSNNISSPQSYYSNILDHSKNNIDDVTNMSLKMTWAATAAREAAANALSLPSSLLSPSNLSVNSLLLRALQLRSSTNNNGSNYQPRATNHVQATAGTSTLDYSSSYNTIQQQGMMPSMSHNHFGSSTTMDHINSNFQASSSSTNDQMMESMPLQHSEQPFNLDSIW, encoded by the exons ATGCAAGAGAGTCTTCCTCCAGGGTTCAGATTCCATCCTACAGATGAAGAACTGATAACGCACTATCTGTCCCACAAGGTTTCCGATGTTAGTTTCACGTCGAAAGCAGTAGCAGTCGTTGATCTTAATAAGTGTGAACCTTGGGACCTCCCAG GCAAGGCTTCGATGGGAGAGAAAGAATGGTACTTCTTCAACCTGAGAGACCGAAAATATCCAACTGGACTCCGAACCAACCGAGCCACCGAAGCCGGCTACTGGAAAACAACTGGGAAAGACAAGGAAATACGTCGTGTAGGTGTGCTGGTTGGGATgaagaaaaccctagttttctACAAGGGGAGAGCTCCAAGGGGTGAGAAAAGCAACTGGGTCATGCATGAATACAGACTAGAAAACAAGCATCCCTTCAAATCCTCAAAG GAAGAATGGGTGGTTTGTAGGGTTTTCCAAAAAAACATTAGTGCAGTGAAAAAGCCACAACAAGCAACAACATCCTCACAGAAGCAGCCAACCAACGAGTCTCCATGCGACGATACGAACTCAATTGTTAACGAATTCGGAGACATCGAGCTGCCAAACCTAAACAGCAATATTAACGCAAATTCATCCAGCGGGTTCAGCAACAACATTTCTTCACCCCAAAGCTATTACAGCAATATTCTTGATCACAGCAAGAACAACATAGACGACGTTACCAACATGAGTTTGAAAATGACTTGGGCAGCAACAGCGGCAAGAGAGGCAGCCGCCAACGCTCTTTCATTGCCGTCAAGCTTGCTAAGTCCCTCGAATCTTTCGGTGAATTCGTTGCTTCTTAGGGCATTACAACTTAGGAGTAGTACTAATAATAATGGTAGTAATTATCAACCAAGAGCTACTAATCATGTTCAAGCTACAGCAGGCACTAGTACTCTAGATTACTCATCATCATATAATACTATCCAGCAGCAAGGAATGATGCCGTCAATGTCTCATAATCACTTTGGATCCAGTACTACTATGGATCATATAAATTCAAATTTCCAAGCTTCTTCGTCGAGTACTAATGATCAGATGATGGAATCGATGCCGCTGCAGCATTCGGAGCAACCATTCAATTTGGACTCCATTTGGTGA
- the LOC103455502 gene encoding cleavage stimulating factor 64: MAGKQLSGDGLPANIAGMSKNQLYDIMSQMKNLIEQNQQQARQILIQNPPLTKALFQAQIMLGMVRPPQVIPSIQPLTSHNSQQSTQQTQQPSTQAAPSLPGQVGLQDQTGPSQIQAPPRKQYQNQPAMPGSSAGAPSINVQSQPMPSRPLLSPQQPKGHLNPQMTQTSLPQSSQLPNMPAHPLHSSSQPPSLHQTQMPAVSSQLQQSLQTSGVSSHMPLQPPLPPQPRPPSMPNFHHQYPPQMGPNMGYQHAPPQHLSQSMFHSGTKPPVSAGPSFPQGQPPLPSQPPPQSMYQGGGMHLGSEFNNQAGSSMQVDRGSWMSGPPESSTVPQLSGPPPLGPGQMGPGGQPPRPAPLSPEMEKALLQQVMSLTPEQINLLPPEQRNQVLQLQQILRQ, translated from the exons ATGGCGGGAAAGCAACTCTCAGGCGACGGCCTACCGGCGAACATCGCCGGAATGTCGAAGAACCAGCTTTACGACATCATGTCTCAAATGAAG AATTTGATAGAACAGAACCAGCAGCAGGCGAGGCAGATCCTCATTCAGAATCCGCCCCTCACCAAAGCCCTTTTCCAG GCACAGATTATGCTTGGAATGGTGCGGCCACCGCAAGTg ATTCCCAGCATTCAGCCACTGACGTCACATAATTCTCAGCAGTCGACACAACAAACTCAGCAGCCAAGCACTCAGGCTGCTCCCTCATTGCCCGGTCAAGTTGGTTTGCAGGACCAAACTGGGCCATCTCAGATCCAAGCTCCTCCGAGAAAGCAATACCAAAACCAACCGGCAATGCCTGGTTCATCAGCTGGTGCTCCATCTATAAATGTTCAGTCTCAGCCTATGCCTTCACGTCCCCTGCTGAGCCCACAGCAGCCTAAGGGACATCTAAATCCTCAAATGACCCAGACTTCTCTTCCACAGTCCTCTCAACTCCCAAATATGCCTGCACATCCTCTTCATTCTTCTTCACAGCCACCTTCGCTTCATCAAACCCAAATGCCTGCTGTTTCCAGCCAGTTGCAACAGTCATTACAGACATCTGGAGTGTCTtctcatatgccattgcaaccACCATTGCCACCACAACCAAGACCACCTTCAATGCCTAACTTCCATCACCAGTATCCGCCGCAAATGGGGCCCAACATGGGTTACCAACATGCTCCTCCCCAACATCTTTCACAATCCATGTTTCAT TCAGGTACGAAACCCCCTGTTAGCGCTGGGCCTTCATTCCCACAGGGACAACCACCACTTCCAAGTCAACCACCACCTCAATCTATGTATCAG GGTGGAGGCATGCATTTAGGTTCAGAGTTCAACAATCAAGCTGGATCTTCCATGCAAGTTGATAGAGGATCGTGGATGTCCGGTCCACCAGAGAGTTCGACAGTGCCACAACTTTCAGGACCGCCACCGTTAGGTCCTGGTCAAATGGGCCCTGGCGGCCAGCCTCCTCGCCCGGCACCG TTGTCCCCTGAGATGGAGAAGGCACTGCTTCAGCAGGTCATGAGCCTCACACCGGAACAAATTAACCTCCTGCCTCCAGAACAAAGGAATCAGGTGCTACAGCTACAGCAGATACTGCGCCAATAA
- the LOC103455501 gene encoding CRM-domain containing factor CFM3, chloroplastic/mitochondrial-like, with product MAFTTAKISEMPLRSSLPLTSHSPSSLRLLFSAPKPSFRIVKTFSSTVRTTEHGGSANAKPPQHKSRPASSAPWLNKWPNRSSPTELPRQKVNDKVSESHGREQDGKADTTRYFDKDKGQSAIERIVLRLRNLGLGSDDEEQDDGIGLDGQDPVPAASGEEKLGDLLQREWVRPDYVLEEEKSGDEVALPWEKEEEVSDKEEVKGLRKRRGKAPSLAELTIEDEELKRLRRMGMVLRERISVPKAGITQAVLEKIHDMWRKTELVRLKFHEVLALDMKTAHEIVERRMGGLVLWRSGSVMVVYRGSNYKGPSQSQTVDGERSGLFIPEISSPETSEMRSGNEATSGPDKTEQALKIPERVHNMTEEEAEFHSLLDDLGPRFVEWWGTGVLPVDADLLPKTIPGYKTPFRLLPTGMRSRLTNAEITTLRKLAKSLPCHFALGRNRNHQGLALAIIKLWEKSSVAKIAVKRGIQNTNNKLMAEEIKNLTGGVLLLRNKYYIVIYRGKDFVPTSVAAALSERQELTKQVQDVEEKVRIKAIDAASSGAVEGQALAGTLAEFYEAQARWGREISAEEREKMIEEDSRAKNAKLVRRIEHKLGVAQAKKLRAEKLLSKIESLMLPAGPDYDQETITDEERVMFRRVGLRMKAYLPLGIRGVFDGVVENMHLHWKHRELVKLISKQKTLAFVEDTARLLEYESGGILVAIERVPKGYALIYYRGKNYRRPITLRPRNLLTKAKALKRSVAMQRHEALSQHISELEKNIEQMKSQVGISEDDVDDSSWSSRDPEQIHRASELVQSEDEGEDEDEDSYVDSDGNGEDSDWENEE from the exons ATGGCCTTCACAACCGCGAAAATTTCCGAAATGCCACTCAGGAGCTCACTCCCACTCACCTCTCACTCGCCCTCCTCCCTCAGACTCCTGTTCTCGGCCCCAAAACCGTCATTTCGCATCGTCAAAACATTCTCCTCCACCGTCAGAACCACCGAGCACGGTGGAAGTGCGAACGCCAAACCCCCGCAGCACAAATCCAGACCCGCCTCCTCCGCTCCCTGGCTCAACAAGTGGCCCAATCGTAGCTCTCCCACCGAATTGCCCCGCCAGAAAGTGAACGATAAGGTCAGCGAGTCGCATGGGCGAGAGCAAGATGGCAAGGCGGATACGACTCGGTACTTCGACAAGGATAAAGGCCAGAGCGCGATTGAGAGAATCGTGCTTCGGTTGCGGAACTTGGGGTTGGGGTCGGACGATGAGGAGCAAGATGATGGTATTGGATTGGACGGTCAGGATCCAGTGCCGGCGGCAAGCGGAGAGGAGAAGCTCGGGGATTTGTTGCAGCGGGAGTGGGTCCGGCCGGATTATgtattagaggaggagaagAGCGGTGATGAGGTGGCATTGCCGtgggagaaagaggaggaggtgaGTGACAAGGAGGAGGTGAAGGGATTGAGGAAGAGGAGAGGGAAAGCACCGTCGTTGGCGGAATTGACGATTGAGGACGAGGAACTGAAGCGGCTGAGGAGAATGGGGATGGTGCTTAGGGAAAGGATTAGTGTGCCGAAGGCCGGGATCACGCAGGCGGTGCTAGAGAAGATTCACGATATGTGGCGGAAGACGGAGCTGGTGAGGCTCAAGTTCCATGAGGTGCTGGCATTGGATATGAAGACAGCCCACGAGATTGTTGAG CGTCGAATGGGAGGGTTAGTTTTGTGGCGGTCAGGAAGTGTTATGGTTGTGTACCGAGGGAGTAACTACAAAGGACCTTCTCAATCCCAAACTGTTGATGGGGAAAGGAGTGGTCTTTTTATCCCAGAGATATCGTCACCTGAAACATCGGAGATGAGAAGTGGCAATGAAGCAACTTCAGGTCCAGATAAGACTGAGCAAGCATTGAAAATCCCAGAGCGTGTTCATAACATGACGGAGGAGGAAGCTGAGTTTCACAGCCTCTTGGATGATTTAGGTCCTCGTTTTGTCGAGTGGTGGGGTACTGGAGTACTTCCTGTTGATGCTGATTTGCTTCCCAAAACAATCCCTGGTTACAAAACTCCTTTCAGGCTTCTCCCTACTGGGATGCGGTCGAGGCTGACTAATGCAGAGATTACTACTTTACGGAAGCTTGCCAAATCGCTTCCTTGTCATTTTGCCCTTG GGAGAAATAGAAACCATCAAGGGTTGGCATTGGCTATTATTAAACTTTGGGAGAAAAGCTCTGTTGCAAAGATTGCTGTCAAACGAGGTATCCAGAATACAAACAACAAGTTGATGGCTGAGGAGATAAAG AATTTAACAGGTGGTGTTTTACTGCTCAGAAACAAATATTACATTGTCATTTACCGTGGGAAGGATTTTGTCCCAACAAGTGTGGCTGCTGCTCTGTCTGAAAGACAGGAGCTGACGAAACAAGTCCAAGATGTTGAAGAGAAAGTGCGGATTAAAGCAATAGATGCGGCTTCTTCAGGTGCAGTGGAAGGACAGGCACTTGCAGGGACTTTGGCTGAGTTTTATGAGGCTCAAGCTCGTTGGGGAAGAGAAATATCTGCTGAAGAACGGGAAAAGATGATTGAAGAAGATTCAAGAGCTAAGAATGCTAAGCTTGTCAGACGAATTGAGCATAAACTAGGTGTT GCCCAAGCCAAAAAGCTAAGAGCAGAGAAACTGCTATCCAAGATAGAATCGTTAATGCTTCCTGCGGGTCCTGATTATGATCAGGAAACAATCACTGATGAGGAACGGGTTATGTTTCGTAGGGTTGGTTTGAGAATGAAAGCATACTTGCCTCTGG GTATACGTGGTGTCTTTGATGGTGTCGTTGAAAACATGCATTTGCATTGGAAGCACAGAGAACTAGTGAAATTAATAAGCAAGCAAAAGACTCTTGCTTTTGTTGAAGATACAGCTAGGTTATTGGAATATGAGAGTGGTGGTATACTTGTGGCAATAGAAAGAGTTCCAAAGGGATATGCTCTCATTTACTATCGTGGAAAGAATTATCGGCGACCCATTACCTTGAGGCCgaggaaccttctaactaagGCTAAAGCATTAAAACGCTCAGTGGCCATGCAACGCCATGag GCTCTCAGTCAGCACATATCTGAACTGGAGAAGAACATAGAACAAATGAAATCTCAAGTT GGTATTTCTGAAGATGATGTTGATGATAGTTCCTGGAGCTCGAGAGATCCCGAGCAGATTCATCGTGCCTCGGAATTAGTCCAA AGCGAGGACGAAGGTgaggatgaagatgaagattcatACGTGGATTCAGATGGCAATGGTGAAGATTCTGATTGGGAAAACGAAGAATAA
- the LOC103455503 gene encoding synaptotagmin-5-like: protein MCLNIFRGKVKCESWFTEMPAQMNRRKGRRLSFEDAVEFFNHVMAEKPFLPFLLPLVLFAWAFERWVFSFSNWVPLAVAVWATLQYGNDQRRILVEDLNKQWKRVILNTSSTTPLEHCEWLNKLVMEVWPNYMNPKLSIRFSSIVEKRLKHRKSRLIEKVELLEFSLGSSPPSLGLHGTRWSTSGDQRIMHLGFDWDTNDMSILLQAKLAKPLMGTARIVINSLHIKGDLLLMPVLNGKAILYSFLSVPEVRIGIAFGSGGSQALPATELPGVSSWLVKILTDTLVKTMVEPRRRCYTMPTVNLVKKAVGGIIYVTVISASKVSRNGLKGSPSRKQFDRSSDEQFVDKDLQTFVEVELEELTRKTGVKLGSNPSWNSKFNMVLHDETGNLRFNLYECTPDNVKYDYLASCEIKVKYVEDDSTIYYAIGPDSGVIAKHAEFCGKEVEFVVPFEGVNSGELTVKLVLKEWQFSDGSHVDSSLLTSRRSLFGSSNFLPKTGRKVNVTVMEGKDLVSKDRSGKCDPYVKLQYGKILQRTRTAHDLNPVWNQKFEFDEIGEGEYLMIKCFNEDTFGDDNIGSARVNLEGLVEGSVRDVWIPLEKVNSGELRLQIEAVRVEGYDGSRGSATGSGNGWVELVLIEAKDLIAADMRGTSDPYVRVEYGNLKKQTKVMYKTLNPQWNQTLEFPDDGSPLLLHVKDYNALLRASSIGDCVVEYQRLPPNQMADKWIPLQNVRSGEIHVQVTRRVPELEKRASLDSEPSINKAHKISSEMKQTMMKFQSLIKDGNIEGLATAMCELEALEDTQEEYMVQLETEQALLLNKIKELGQEILNSSPSISRRFSGT from the exons atgtgtttgaatataTTTAGGGGAAAAGTGAAGTGTGAAAGTTGGTTTACTGAGATGCCTGCTCAGATGAATAGAAGGAAAGGGAGAAGGTTGAGCTTTGAGGATGCAGTGGAGTTCTTCAACCATGTGATGGCAGAGAAGccttttcttccatttttgttACCTCTGGTTTTGTTTGCCTGGGCTTTTGAGAGATGGGTTTTCTCCTTCTCCAATTGGGTTCCACTTGCTGTTGCTGTCTGGGCAACCCTACAG TACGGGAACGATCAGCGTCGGATACTTGTTGAAGACCTGAACAAGCAATGGAAGAGAGTCATATTGAACACCTCG TCTACGACTCCACTGGAGCACTGCGAATGGCTGAATAAGCTGGTGATGGAAGTATGGCCCAACTATATGAACCCGAAGCTCTCAATAAGGTTTTCGTCCATTGTtgag AAACGGTTGAAGCACAGAAAATCAAGGCTTATA GAAAAAGTTGAATTGCTGGAGTTTTCACTAGGTTCATCCCCGCCTAGCTTGGGTCTTCATGGGACTCGTTGGTCAACTTCAGGTGATCAG CGGATCAtgcatttgggttttgactGGGATACAAATGATATGAGTATTTTGTTGCAAGCAAAGCTTGCCAAGCCACTTATGGGGACGGCACGGATTGTTATAAATAGTCTCCACATCAAAGGCGAT CTTCTCCTGATGCCGGTCTTGAACGGGAAAGCGATTTTGTACTCATTTCTGTCAGTTCCTGAAGTGAGGATAGGAATTGCCTTTGGAAGTGGCGGAAGCCAAGCACTGCCTGCTACAGAGCTTCCCGGTGTTTCTTCTTGGCTG GTTAAAATTTTGACTGACACGCTAGTTAAGACAATGGTTGAGCCTCGCCGCCGTTGTTACACTATGCCAACTGTAAACCTAGTGAAAAAGGCCGTTGGAGGCATTATATACGTGACAGTCATTTCTGCAAGCAAAGTTTCTAGGAATGGTTTGAAAGGAAGCCCGTCCAGAAAGCAGTTTGATAGAAGTTCAGATGAGCAGTTTGTCGATAAAGATCTACAGACATTTGTGGAGGTTGAACTTGAAGAGTTAACTAGAAAAACAGGTGTGAAGTTGGGTTCAAACCCTAGCTGGAATTCGAAGTTTAATATGGTGTTGCACGACGAAACAGGAAATCTTCGATTTAATCTTTATGAGTGTACGCCAGACAATGTGAAGTATGACTATCTGGCGAGTTGTGAAATTAAG GTGAAGTATGTTGAGGATGATTCAACGATATACTATGCAATAGGACCCGACTCTGGCGTGATAGCAAAACACGCTGAGTTttgtggaaaagaagttgaattCGTTGTTCCATTTGAGGGGGTCAATTCGGGGGAG TTGACGGTGAAGCTTGTCCTAAAAGAATGGCAATTCTCTGATGGTTCACACGTAGACAGCTCTCTTCTTACCTCACGAAGATCACTTTTTGGGTCATCAAATTTTCTACCAAAAACTGGAAGGAAAGTTAACGTAACTGTTATGGAAGGAAAAGATCTTGTTTCGAAAGACAGATCTGGAAAGTGCGATCCATATGTTAAATTGCAATATGGAAAg ATTCTCCAGAGAACAAGGACTGCTCATGATTTAAATCCCGTCTGGAATCAGAAGTTTGAATTTGATGAGATTGGAGAAGGTGAATACCTGATGATAAAATGCTTCAACGAAGACACATTTGGCGATGACAACATTGGCAGCGCACGAGTTAATTTAGAGGGACTGGTCGAAGGGTCAGTCAGGGATGTGTGGATCCCTCTAGAAAAAGTGAATTCCGGAGAACTAAGGCTTCAAATAGAAGCAGTCAGAGTTGAAGGCTATGACGGGTCCAGG GGTTCGGCTACGGGTTCAGGTAATGGTTGGGTTGAACTTGTTCTCATCGAAGCAAAAGACCTTATTGCTGCTGATATGAGAGGGACAAGTGATCCATATGTGAGGGTTGAATACGGGAACTTGAAGAAACAAACAAAG GTTATGTACAAAACTCTGAATCCCCAGTGGAATCAAACCTTGGAATTTCCTGATGACGGCAGCCCCCTACTCTTGCATGTGAAAGACTACAATGCCTTATTACGGGCATCAAGTATAGGTGATTGCGTTGTGGAATATCAGAGATTGCCTCCGAATCAGATGGCAGACAAGTGGATCCCTCTTCAGAATGTGAGAAGTGGGGAAATCCATGTTCAGGTCACACGAAGAGTCCCGGAGTTGGAGAAAAGAGCAAGTTTGGATTCTGAACCATCCATAAACAAAGCACACAAAATTTCCAGTGAG ATGAAGCAAACGATGATGAAGTTTCAGTCTCTAATCAAGGACGGAAATATTGAAGGGCTCGCAACGGCTATGTGTGAGCTAGAAGCCCTAGAGGATACACAAGAAGAGTACATGGTTCAACTTGAGACCGAGCAAGCACTACTTCTTAACAAGATAAAGGAGCTTGGTCAGGAAATCCTGAACTCATCTCCTTCCATCAGCAGAAGATTTTCCGGAACCTGA